One part of the Musa acuminata AAA Group cultivar baxijiao chromosome BXJ1-5, Cavendish_Baxijiao_AAA, whole genome shotgun sequence genome encodes these proteins:
- the LOC103983771 gene encoding uncharacterized protein LOC103983771 yields the protein MDCNKEEAFRAREIAERKMQNKDFSGARKIAEKAQRLFPVLENISQMLTVCEVHCSANVKVNGEMDWYGILQVEPTADYSSVRKQYRRLALLLHPDKNQFAGAEPAFKLIGEAHMTLSDQEKRHLYDIKRNATFKPALSGQLAPQMRKSSYAATSGFSAVNFNGLNLQQQQPSCFAAAQTFWTICSGCKIRYQYYQSILNKSICCQNFLKPFVAHDLNAEAVPSEENIGQSWIDSGNPQQQIPVEQTNNVHWHNHPESTSSHMGLKVSLSGGLEIKIEHGGGGPANVATDVKMNDKGGESSEVKFGKMNTKETNHGKQAAKPSTANSSQKRARVVAAMDSDGTSVEDIAIEVDGHQAKHLSSFFAPRRSGRLKKNINYNKVGNEDDFNFVSPPHCKMLRGDLLGGADGHETEISHANADRVTSGVDVTNFADDNMENNHKEDARSEEKQPCASKGVKIGDSKQDTVMKEKSGTRTEWNLNSTSNTLPEHGRVTYPDTEFWDFEELRHENAFAVDQIWAVYDNLDGMPRFYARIRHVYAPHFKLRLAWLEHNPLNEVEMAWSDGDLPVGCGNYILGSSQFTEDRLMFSHVVSSEKGKRRNSYTIYPRKGEVWALFKDWKIGWSFDAQNKLYDYEVVEVLSDFAAASGISVIPLVKIEGFVSLFMRAKEKRMAPYEIPPSEILRFSHNIPSYRLTGTEKESIPQGCLELDPASLPTNFSESFPSISFCSNTSRIGNLNEFSGLRFRPTTDEEEPGLSMENDISQSSSPNGVKCVGDAKQYQTTEIHHSDAWRNAQNGTDQSETANIVEDNLDARDINNNAAENENLSSMSSLSPLTYECPEADFHNFDQQKLIGNIQRGQIWAVYSDIDKYPKYYAQVKKVELEEYRVHVAWLEACPVLVEQVRWIEEGMPIACGTFKVERQSMIFDNVDIFSHLVQAKPAGKRNQYVILPSCGEIWAVYKNWNANWKHSDLENCEYDVVEICECTDAGMKVRLLMKVSGYRSIFKPEIEGKAVTMEIPNDKYITFSHKIPAFRLTNEIGGKLQGYWELDTASVPEILLFSDNERCRK from the coding sequence ATGGACTGCAACAAGGAAGAGGCTTTCAGAGCCAGGGAAATTGCAGAGAGGAAGATGCAAAACAAAGATTTCAGTGGGGCACGAAAGATTGCTGAAAAGGCTCAACGCCTATTCCCTGTGCTTGAGAACATCTCTCAGATGTTAACTGTTTGTGAAGTTCATTGCTCTGCCAATGTCAAAGTTAATGGAGAAATGGATTGGTATGGAATTCTGCAAGTGGAGCCAACAGCAGATTATTCATCTGTCAGGAAACAGTACCGAAGGCTTGCACTTTTACTTCATCCTGATAAAAACCAGTTTGCAGGTGCTGAGCCTGCCTTTAAATTGATTGGAGAAGCACATATGACTTTGTCTGATCAAGAAAAACGACACCTTTATGACATCAAAAGGAATGCTACCTTCAAACCTGCCCTGTCCGGACAGTTGGCCCCACAGATGAGGAAGAGCTCTTATGCTGCTACAAGTGGTTTTAGCGCTGTGAACTTTAATGGTTTAAACCTACAACAGCAGCAACCATCATGTTTTGCTGCTGCCCAGACTTTCTGGACTATCTGCTCTGGTTGTAAAATTAGATACCAATACTATCAGAGCATATTGAACAAGTCCATCTGCTGTCAGAATTTTTTGAAACCTTTTGTTGCACATGATTTAAATGCAGAAGCTGTACCTTCTGAGGAAAACATAGGCCAATCATGGATCGATTCTGGAAACCCACAGCAGCAgattccagttgagcaaactaacAATGTCCACTGGCACAATCATCCTGAAAGTACCTCTTCTCATATGGGCCTTAAGGTAAGTTTAAGTGGAGGGTTAGAGATCAAAATTGAGCATGGAGGTGGTGGACCTGCAAATGTGGCAACAGATGTCAAGATGAATGATAAAGGTGGTGAAAGTAGTGAGGTTAAGTTTGGAAAAATGAACACCAAGGAAACAAATCATGGAAAGCAGGCTGCTAAGCCTTCAACTGCAAATTCTAGTCAGAAGAGGGCCAGAGTGGTGGCTGCCATGGATTCAGATGGCACCAGTGTTGAAGACATAGCTATTGAGGTTGATGGTCATCAAGCAAAGCATTTGTCTTCATTTTTTGCCCCAAGAAGGTCGGGCAGGCTCAAGAAAAATATTAACTATAACAAAGTCGGAAATGAAGATGATTTTAACTTTGTAAGTCCTCCACATTGTAAAATGTTGAGGGGTGACTTACTAGGTGGTGCTGATGGGcatgaaactgaaatttctcatgcTAATGCTGATAGGGTTACTTCAGGAGTCGATGTTACTAATTTTGCTGATGACAATATGGAGAACAACCATAAAGAAGATGCCCGCTCTGAAGAGAAACAACCATGTGCAAGTAAAGGGGTTAAAATAGGAGACAGCAAACAAGACACAGTTATGAAGGAGAAGTCAGGGACCAGAACCGAATGGAATCTTAATTCTACCTCCAACACCTTACCTGAACATGGCAGAGTCACGTATCCTGATACAGAATTTTGGGACTTTGAAGAGCTTAGGCATGAAAATGCATTTGCAGTTGATCAGATATGGGCTGTTTATGATAATCTGGATGGGATGCCTCGATTCTATGCACGAATTCGTCATGTTTATGCTCCACATTTCAAGTTGCGGCTTGCTTGGCTTGAGCATAATCCCTTAAATGAAGTTGAGATGGCTTGGTCTGATGGGGATTTGCCAGTCGGTTGTGGGAATTATATACTTGGATCCTCACAGTTTACTGAAGACCGGTTGATGTTCTCACATGTTGTGTCTtcggaaaaagggaaaagaaggaaCTCATATACTATATATCCTAGAAAGGGTGAGGTTTGGGCTCTTTTCAAGGACTGGAAGATTGGGTGGAGCTTTGATGCTCAAAATAAGCTCTATGATTATGAAGTTGTAGAAGTCCTTTCAGATTTTGCAGCGGCAAGTGGAATTAGTGTGATTCCCTTAGTTAAGATAGAAGGATTTGTGAGCTTGTTTATGCGAGCAAAAGAGAAGCGTATGGCCCCATACGAGATACCACCCAGTGAAATTCTTAGATTTTCTCATAACATCCCTTCTTACAGGTTGACTGGGacagaaaaagaaagtattcCTCAAGGTTGTCTGGAACTTGATCCTGCATCTCTTCCTACCAACTTTTCAGAGTCATTTCCTTCTATTAGTTTCTGCAGCAATACAAGTAGAATtgggaatttgaatgaatttagtGGTTTGCGTTTTAGGCCCACAACCGACGAGGAGGAACCTGGACTTAGTATGGAGAACGACATAAGTCAGAGTTCGTCTCCTAATGGTGTGAAGTGTGTTGGTGATGCAAAACAATATCAAACAACTGAAATCCACCATTCAGACGCTTGGAGGAATGCCCAAAATGGTACAGACCAGTCTGAAACAGCGAATATTGTGGAAGACAACTTAGATGCCAGAGACATAAATAATAATGCTGCTGAAAATGAAAATTTGTCTTCAATGTCATCTTTAAGCCCCCTCACCTACGAATGTCCTGAGGCAGATTTTCACAACTTTGACCAACAGAAGTTGATTGGAAACATCCAACGAGGTCAGATTTGGGCAGTTTACAGTGACATAGATAAGTATCCCAAGTACTATGCACAGGTAAAAAAGGTTGAGTTGGAAGAATATAGAGTGCATGTGGCATGGCTTGAGGCCTGCCCTGTGTTAGTGGAGCAGGTACGATGGATAGAAGAGGGCATGCCGATTGCATGTGGAACATTTAAAGTGGAACGACAGAGCATGATATTCGATAACGTTGATATATTTTCTCATCTTGTACAGGCTAAACCAGCTGGTAAAAGAAATCAATATGTTATTCTTCCTAGCTGTGGTGAGATTTGGGCGGTTTATAAGAATTGGAATGCTAATTGGAAGCATTCAGATTTGGAAAATTGTGAGTATGATGTGGTGGAGATTTGTGAATGTACTGATGCTGGCATGAAAGTTAGGCTTTTGATGAAGGTTAGTGGTTATAGATCTATTTTCAAACCTGAAATAGAAGGAAAAGCTGTGACCATGGAGATCCctaatgataaatatattacaTTTTCTCATAAGATACCTGCATTCCGactaacaaatgaaataggaggaaaaCTGCAGGGCTACTGGGAACTGGACACTGCATCTGTACCCGAAATTTTACTGTTCTCAGACAATGAACGATGTCGGAAGTAG